In Perognathus longimembris pacificus isolate PPM17 chromosome 3, ASM2315922v1, whole genome shotgun sequence, a single window of DNA contains:
- the LOC125347679 gene encoding tetratricopeptide repeat protein 32-like, which produces MAGRPRHEAQTALAQAHFDKGEFAEAEALYSAYIFHKRSPEDLATAYNNRGQIKYFRVDFYEAMGDYTAAIGVQPNFEVPYYNRGLILYRLGYFDDALEDFKKLSNTLWDV; this is translated from the exons ATGGCAGGCCGGCCGCGACACGAAGCCCAAACGGCCCTGGCCCAGGCCCACTTCGACAAGGGAGAGTTTGCCGAGGCCGAAGCGCTGTACTCGGCCTACATCTTCCA CAAACGCAGCCCCGAGGATTTGGCTACTGCGTATAACAACAGGGGCCAAATCAAGTACTTCAGGGTTGACTTTTATGAAGCCATGGGTGATTACACAGCTGCCATAGGAGTGCAACCCAATTTTGAAGTTCCGTATTACAACAGAGGGCTGATACTCTATAGGCTGGGATATTTTGATGATGCTTTGGAAGATTTTAAGAAG CTATCAAACACCCTGTGGGATGTGTAA